The Myxococcus virescens genomic interval GCACATGGGCGAGAGCGCGCTGGCAGTGACACGCGAGCTCGCCACACGGCCATTCCCGGACGGGAAGGGCTCGGGCCCGTCCATCTACTACGACGTGCTGGGGCGCTGGATGCTCCAGTACGGCGCCCACGCTGCGTGGGCCTGGGCCACGGCCGCCGCGCTGCTGGTGGCCGGCGCCACCGTCGTCGCCTCACGGAGGAAACGCGTCCGCCTGTCCCTGGCCGCCGAGGGGCTCGGCTTCTGTACACTGTCGCTCGCGGTGGCGCTGGTGTTGCCGGTTGCCTTCGGCCTCCTGCCCCACTACGCATTCGGACGCCCACATGGCTGGTACGCCTCGCCGTGGCTGGCCGTCGCGGCCTTCGGCACGCTCGCGGTGACGGGGGCGCTGCTCCCCCGCGCGCTGTGGGCGCGAAGGCTGGCTGCGCGGGGCGTGGCGCGCCAGGAGCGCGTGTTCACGGCCTGGCTCGGAGGGCTCTGGCTGTGGGTGCTGACACTCGGAGCGTTGCAGCTCCTGGGGCTTGGCACCGCCTACCTGGCGTTGTGGTGGACCGTGGGCGGCGCGCTCGGGCTCATCGCCGCCACCGTCCTCGCCTCGCCTCGCGCTCGGATGATGGCCCTCTATGCGAGCTGGGTGCCGGGCTTGCTGCTGACCGTGCAGATGGGACGCTCCCTGCTTGAGCTCTTCGTCCCGGTGGCGGGCCACCTTCGGCTGGGGATACCGCTCGATCCACTCGTGGCGCTGCTGGCGGCGCTGCCGGTGGCCATGGCGTCCGTGCTCGGACTTGCCCCCATCCACGAGCAGTCCCGCTTCGGCCCATCGGCCGCGGCCTTCGCCACGGCGAGCATGGCCTTCCTGTCCGTGCTGCTCCTGCGCTTCCCGTACACAGACGAACGGCCCAAGCGGCTCTGGCTGGAGCACCGCCTTCAGGAGGGCCGCAGTGAGCTGCAGTACTCTAGCTGGGACTTTCCCGACCCGCGCGCCGCGCTCTCCGGGCAGCCCGGGCCTCTCCAAACGGCCGCGCGGATGCCGGGCTTTCGCGGTGGTTACACCGCGCCAGTGCCGCCCGCGGACCTGCCCGCCCCCCAGGTCGAGGTGCTCGAATCACAGGCCGACGAAACCACCGCGCTCCGGACCGTGCGGCTGCGCCTCCACCTGGGCGCGGCATACCTCGGCCGGGTGCGGATTCCGAGGGCCGCCCTCGCGGGATGGTCGCTCCCGGCCCCCCTCCCGCCGCTAGCGCCGGAGGACTCGGTCTATGTCCTCGACGTGCTCGCACCGCCAGGAGGGCACTACGAGGTCTCGCTGCGTCTGAGGGGCCAGGAGGAGGTACCGGTGGACGTACAAGCCTACTTCGCGGAATGGACGCCGCCGCTCGAAGAGGCGCGTTCGCGGCTCCCCGCGTGGACGACAGCGAACCTGCGCGTCTCCACGTACGCCACCCTCCGGCTCTGACCCGCCCAGCCTACGCCTTCACCTGGACGGGCGGGGCCTGGTCACCCGCCCGAGGAAGCATGGAATGGGGCTTCGGCACATCAGCCCTGGCGCCGCGCCGCTGCAACTCCGCCGCGTGGGCCGCACGGATGCGCCGCGACGCCAGCTCGGGCGTGAAGGCGGGGGCCAGCGAGAGGAACCGGCCCCCCTCCAAGCGCTGCCCTTCCCGGTAGAGCAAGCCCTGCTGGTTCCACCCCTCGATGAGCTCCGCGAGCTGCCGCGCGGTGGCCCTGCCCGACTCGATGAACTCCTGGTTGAGATCGTCCCAGCGGCGTATCTCCGCGCAGTACATGTAGACATCGCGCGCGAGGCCCTTGAACACGCTCGTCCGGAGCACGCCGGTCCGCGCATCGAAGATGCGCATGGACTGCCCGCTGTCGAGGTACGTCAGCAGGTGCCGGTACTCGCTGGCGCGGGCGGCGGAGTAAGCGGCCCCCCACTGCTTGCAGAGCGCGCGGACGTGGTTCCAGTCAGCCACGGGTCCGTCCTGGTCATACGACAGATCGAGCAGGTCCAGCCGCTCGTAGAGCGCCTCGGGCAACCCGGCCCGGTAGAAGTCGGCGTTGCGCAGGTTGCGGACCCCGTACTCCTGACTCAGCACCTGGACGGTGGCCCCGCGTCCGAGCCAGAAACGGTTGGCCGAAAGCGGCTCGTAGCCGAGCGCGTACCGCTGGATGGTCTCGCAGGTCTCCGCCACTTCCTCTGGCCGCCCGCCAGGGAAGTCCGTGAGGAGATTCGCGCCGTTCGAGATCCCCAGCTCATGGCAGATCTTCATCACCTGAAGGTTGGTGATGACCGACGTCCCCTTGCCGATCCGCTTCAAGTACGACTCGGAGAGACTCTCGATGCCGAACTGGACGAACCGGACACCGGCCTGCCACAACATCAACAGCTCGTGGGGACGGATGTTGGCACGCATCTCATAGAAGATGACCCAGTCCTTGCCGGTATCGATGAGCCGTTGCGCGAACTCATCCACCCCCTTGAGCCGGATGATGTTGTCTAGGAAGAAAAGAACGTTGTTGTGGTAGCGCTCGTTGAGGGCCACCACCTCCGAGACGAGCCGCTCGGCCCCCTTCTCGCGGTAGCCACTCCATTGCACGTTCAGGTTGCAGAAGTGACACGTCGCCTTGGGGTTGCCGGTCCGCTTCGCCCGATCCCACCAACAACCCCGGGAGCCCTCCACCGTCATCAACCAGAGGAAGTTGAGCGCCTCCGCCCGGGACGCGTACTCGCTGTAATCAGGGATGGGCAGGTTGTTGACGTCGGACACCTCCCAGAAGGGCGCGCCGCGCGGCAGGACGCTGGCGGTCTCCCGCGTGATGAGCCCCTTCAGGCCGCTGACGTCCTCTGCCGCGGCCAGTCCGCGCGCCAATGCCAGCAGCGGCTGCTCGCCCTCGCCCTGGATGACGTAGTCGAAGCAGTCGAGCTCCCTCAAGAGAGAGGGGCCGACGCGCTCGGAGACCGTCGAGCCCCCGAGCACAATCCGCGTCCCGGTGGAGCGCCGCTTGATTCGCATGCTGAGCGCCAGGTTCGCGAAGAGCTGTCCGAAGCAAGTCGTCAAACCGACGAGCTCGTAGCGTCCGGCCACCTCTTCCGCCACGCGGTCCAGGTGCGCCTCCAGGCGGGCCTGGATGACGTCGAACGCGCTCGACCAGGTAGGACGCTCGCCGTGAATCTCCGGGTCGAGGAAGCTGCCCGATCCCGTGAGCGGCGCACCTGACTCCTCCATCCGCGAGATGAAGAAGGCGCGCACCTGCTCCTTCCTCTCCGGGAAACACAGCGCTGCGTACAACATTTCGCCGACATCGTAAGAGGACTGCGAGATCCGGTCGTAGCAGCCGAAACCGAGCGCAGCCGCCGCGTCGAGAAAGTCAGAACGGCACACCACCTCGAGAGTGGGCTCCTGCTGCTTCAGGTAGGCGCACAGCGCGCCCAGGGCGGCCGATGGATGGCGGTACAGAGACCAGGGAAGCGCGATGAGACAGATCCTCAAAAGGCACCCACGCGGAGACGGGAGAGGAAAGACTTTACCGCAGCGCGAAACTCCTCTCCAGACGCCCTGTGGCAAACGCACCGCCCGCTCCGCTCCGGGATGCGGCGGGCTCCAGACTGGGCATAGAATCCGCACGCCCAATGAGCCATCACAGCGATAATCCTGCCCACGCGCTCACGCTGGTGGAGCTTCTGCGCGAGCGAGCTCAACGAGCGCCGGACTTCGGCCTCTACACCTTCCTGGTTGATGGCGAGACGCAGGAGGACCGGCTGACATACGCCGCGCTGGATCGCCGCGCCCGGGCCATCGCGGCCCGATTGGCGGAGCTGCCGCCGGGCACCCGCATCCTGCTCCTCTATGTGCCAGGGGTGGAGTACATCGCCGCGTTCTTCGGCTGTCTCTACGCCGGGATGGTGGCGGTCCCCGTGTACCCGCCACGGCACGATCGCTCGCTCCTGCGGCTCCAGGCGATCGCCACCGACGCCCAGGCCGCCGCCGGCCTCATCCGGAGCGAGCACCTGGAGCTGCTCCGGCAGTTCTATCCAATCGCCCCCGAGCTGGCTCAACTGCGCTGGATCGTCACGGATGAAGTCGACGATCGCGCCTCGGATGCGTGGACTCCGCCGCCGCTCTCCGGCGACTCACTCGCATTCCTCCAGTACACCTCCGGCTCGACCAGCCTGCCCAAGGGAGTAACGCTCACCCACCGCAATCTCTTACACAACCTGGAGGCAATCCGGCGGTGCTTCCGGCAGGACCCGACAAGCCGGGCCATCATCTGGCTGCCGCCCTACCACGACATGGGGCTCATCGGCGGCATCCTCCAGCCGCTCTACACGGGCTACCCGGCCGTGCTCATGTCACCGATGGACTTCCTCCAGCAGCCCCTGCGCTGGCTGCAAGCCATCTCCCGGTACCGCGGCACCACCAGCGGAGGACCCGACTTCGCGTATGCGCTGTGCGCGCGAAAAATCCGTCCGGAGCAGCGCGAGGGTCTGGATTTGAGCAGTTGGCGCGTGGCCTTCAACGGCGCCGAGCCCATCCGTCCCGAGACCCTCGATCGCTTCACGCAGGCGTTCGGCCCGGTCGGGTTCCGCCGCGAAATGTTCTATCCCTGCTACGGGCTCGCCGAGGCGACGCTGATCGTCTCGGGCTCCGAGGTGGGGCAAGCCCCCCAGGTGGCGTCCTTCGACGGACAGGCGCTCCAGCGCGGCCAGGCCATCCCGGTGGAGGCCGGCCACGCCGCGGCACACCCGTTGGTGGGCTCCGGGCGGAATGTGATCGACGGCAGGTTGGCGGTCGTGGATCCGGAGACCTTCGAGCTCCGGCGCGATGGGGAGATTGGCGAAATCTGGGTCTCGGGTTCGAGCGTGGCCGGTGGTTATTGGGGTCAACCCGAGGCCACCCGGCGGACCTTCCAAGCCCGGCTGAGCGGCACGGGGGATGGCCCGTTTCTCCGCACGGGTGACCTTGGGTTCCTCCGCGACGGTGAACTCTTCGTCACCGGGCGCGCAAAGGACCTCATCATCATCCGCGGGCTCAATCACTTCCCCCAAGACATCGAGTTCACGGTCGAGAAATGCCACCCGGCGGTGCGCCCCGGCTCTGGCGCGGCCTTCTCCGTGGAAGCGGATGGCACCGAGCAGCTCGTGATCGTCTACGAGGTCAACGCGCAGCGCGTGGAAGGCAGCCTCGACGAGGTCCTCGGCGCGATTCGCAGAGCGGTGGCCGAGCACCACGAGTTGATGGCCTCGTCGGTGGTGCTGATCGAACCCGGCTCAGTGCCCAAGACCTCGAGCGGGAAGATTCAACGGCATGCTTGCCGCGCGGCGTTCCTCGCGGACGAGCTGCAGGTCCTGGCACACGCCACACGGGATACGGCAACGACAGGGTCCCTCACCGAGGCAGAGAACGCGCCGCCCGGCTTCGGAGACTCGCCGCTGTGGCGCGAAGTCGTGGAAGAGGTCTCCCAGGTTCTGTCGCTGCCAGTTGCCGCCACGGCGGACCTGAAGGAGCTGGTCCTGGACTCGCTGTCGAGCGTGGAGCTCCAGCACCGGATCCAGCTGCGATGGGGCGTCATCGTGCCGTTGCCGCGCCTGTTGGGCAGCCGCAACCTGGCGGAGCTCGCCGCTGGAGTCGAAGCGGCGCGCGCAGCCGGAGAGCGGTGGCAACCCGAACGCACGGCCAGCGCGGAGGTGGGTGACTTCCCGCTGTCCCACGGCCAACGCGCGCTGTGGTTCATGCACCAGCTCGCGCCCGACAGCGCCGCCTACAACATCGCAGCGTCGCTCCGCGTCTTGGAGCCACTCGACGAGGGACTGCTCCGGCGCGCGGTGCACCGGCTCGTCGAGCGCCACCCCAGCCTGCGCACCACGTTCCACGCGCAGGAAGGGACGCCCTTCCAGCGGGTCCACCCGGACGGAGAAGCCGGCTTCCGTTACGAGGACGCCTCCACCTGGAGTGACGACACGCTGCGCGCCCGGCTCCGCGAAGAGGCCTCGCGCCCGTTCGAGCTCCAGCGGGGCCCCCTGCTTCGGCTCCGGCTGTACCAGCGGAGCGAGACCGAGCAGGTGCTGCTAGTGGTGGCGCATCATCTGATCGCGGACTTCTGGTCGCTCGGACAGCTTGCCCGGGAGCTCTCCGCGCTCTACCCCGCGGAGCGGGACGGGGTCGCGGCGGTGCTCCCCGCCCCCGCGGCCTCCTACGCGGACGGCGTGCGCTGGGAGCAGGAGCGGCTCGATGGAGCGCACGGACAGCGCCTCTGGGAGTACTGGCGGCGCCGGCTGTCGGGCTCCCCGCCGGTCCTCGAACACCTGGCGGATCACCCCCGCCCACCGGTGCAGACGTACCGTGGTGGCAGACGGGAGCGCGTGCTGGACGCGGCGCTCACGGCGCGGCTGAAGGAGCTCTTTCGCCGCGAGATGGCAACTCCCTTTGCGCCCTTGCTCGCGGCGTATGCCGCGCTGTTGTACCGGCACAATGGCCAGCGGGAGCTCTGGGTAGGAGCGCCTACCGTGGGCCGCGAGGGCGCCGAGCTGGCGGAGACGATCGGATACTTCGTCAACCCGTTGGTGCTGCGGCTGGAACTGGATGGTGGGCTCTCGTTCCGCGCGTTGATGGCGCAAGCGAGCCGGACCGTCCATGAAGCGCTCGAGCACGCGGCCATGCCGTTCAGCCTCCTCGTCGAGCGTCTGGCCCCCTTGCGTCAGGCAAGCCGCTCCCCGTTGTTCCAGACGATTTTCTCCTTCCAGCAATCTCCGCCGCGGAGCGAGAAAGGACTGGCGGCCCTGGCCCAGGGCACGGGTGGCGCGCGGCTCTCGCTCGCGGGCGTGGCCATGGAGTCCCTGGAGCTGGAGCTCGGAACGGCCCAGCTCGACCTCGCCCTCTCCATCGCTGAACTCGACGGGCGCTTCCATGTGGCGCTCGAATACAACGTGGACCTCTTCGAGCCCGGGACGGCCGAGCGGCTGTTGCGGAGATACGAGTCGCTGCTGCGCAGCGCCGTGAATCAGCCCGATGCGCCGCTGGCCGCGCTGCAACTCGACCCCGCGGAAGACCGGGCACGGTTGCTCGCATGGGGGCGGGCGCAGGAGACGCCACCGCCCGCCTGCATTCACACCTGGTTCGAGGCGCGCGCGCGGCACGCTCCGGAGACGGCCGCCATCCTGTCCGGAGAGGACTCGCTGACGTATGGGCAACTGGACGCCCAGGCCAACGCGCTGGCCTGGCGGTTGCGCGAGCTGGGCGTAGGTCCCGACACACGGGTGGTGCTCTACCTCGAACGCTCGATCGAGCAGCTCGTCGCGGTGCTCGGGATTCTCAAGGCGGGCGGGGCCTACGTACCGCTGGACCCCGAGTTCAGCAACGCGCGGCGCGCGGACGTCGTCGCGGACTCGGAGGCGCGGATCGCCGTCACCCGTGCATCCCACGCGGACTTCTTCGCCAGCCGGGGCGTCACCGTGGTGACGGTGGAGGCCGGGGAAACACGCGATGAGCCGCCGCCCTCCGCCGTGACGCCGGAGAACCTCGCCTACGTCATCTATACGTCCGGCTCCACCGGGCGCCCCAAGGGCGTCATGGTGTCCCATCGCGCCCTCGCGAGCCTCGTCCAAGCGGAGCGGGTGCGCTTTGGCGTCGTCCCCGAGGATCGCGTCCTCCAGTTCAACTCCCTCAGTTTCGACTCCAGCGTGGAGGAGATCTTCCTCGCGCTCTGCACTGGCGCCACGCTCGTCCTCCGTGACGCGGCGATGCTCGACACCGTGGAGGGCTTCCTCGCCGGGTGTGAACGGTGGGCCGTGACGCTGCTGGATCTGCCGACCGCCTTCTTCCACACGGTGGTCGCCGCGATGGCCGAGAGGGAACTCACGCTCCCCGCGTCGCTGCGTTTCGTGATCGTCGCAGGAGAGCGTGTGCGCGCCGACCGGGTGACGCAGTGGCACCGCCACGCGCCACCGTCCATTCACCTGATCAACGTCTACGGGCCGACCGAAGCAACGGTGTCCGCCACCTGCCACGACCTGTCGGCCGCGACGACGACGGGGCTCGACGACGTCCCCATCGGACAACCGCTGCGGACGATGGGCGCCTACGTCCTCGATGGGCGGCTCGAGCCCGTACCGGCTGGCGGCGTGGGGGAGCTGTGGTTGACGGGTGAGGGACTGGCCCGAGGCTACTTCCGCGATCCCGCGCTGACCGCCGAGCGCTTCATGGCGGACCCGCACGCCACCACGCCGGGCAGCCGCATGTACCGCACCGGCGATCTGGCCCGCATGCGTGCGGACGGCGTGCTGGAGTACCTAGGCCGCGCCGACGAGCAGGTGAAGGTCCGGGGCTTCCGCGTGGAGCTGGGTGAAATTGAAACCGCGCTCCGTGCCTGTGAAGGCGTCCGCGACGCCATCGTCCTGCTCCAGGCGGAGAACGCCGGAAAGGAGGCGCGGCTCATCGCGTACGCGGTTGCCGCACCGGGAGTGGCGCCGTCGGCCCTGCGCGCTCAGCTGGCCGCGCGGCTGCCCCCCTACATGGTGCCGGCCGCGATCGTCCGGCTCGACGCCTTCCCCTATGGCTCCTCCGGAAAGGTGGACCGGCGCGCCCTGCCCCCTCCGCCCTCCTCGACCGAGGGCGAGGCGCCGCGAACGAAGACCGAGGCGGTGCTCGCCGCGCTCTGGGCGGACGTCTTGCAGCTCGACCGCGTGGGCATCGACCAGGGCTTCTTCGAGTTGGGAGGCCACTCCTTGCTGGCCATGCAGGTCCTCGCCCGGCTCCGGAGCACGTTCGGGGTGGAACTGCCGCTCAGGGCCTTGTTCGAGGAGGGCACCATCGCCGCGCTGGCGGCGCGAATCGATCAGGCCGGAAACACCCCTGCCCCCCGCGCCACTCCGCCACTCGTCCGCGCCAGCCGCAGCACACCACCGCCACTGTCCTTCGCGCAGCAACGGCTGTGGCTGCTGGCCCAGATGGAGCCCGGCAGCGCCGCCTACAACATGCCCGGGACGCTCCACCTCCTTGGAAGGCTCGACGCCGCCGCGCTCGAGTTCGCCCTGAGCGAGCTGACCCGGCGGCACGAAATCCTGCGAACCCGCTTGCTCGAGCGGGATGGAGAACCGGTCCAGCTCATCGAACCCGCGGTGAAACTGCCTTTCGAGGTGGATGACCTGCGCGCGCTGCCTCCCGGGCAACGGGAGGCTCGCGCGGAGGAGCTGGTCCGCGCAGAGGCTGCTCGCCCCTTCGAGCTCTCACGAGCGCCGTTGATGCGCGCGCGGCTGCTTCGGTTGGGCGAAGAGGAGCACCGCCTGGTGGTGGTACTCCACCACATCGTGTGCGACGCGTGGTCGCTCGACATCCTCTTCCGGGACCTCGCGGAGTTCTATGGCGCCCGGAGCGCCGGACGCGAGGCGGCGCTGCCAGCGCTGGAGGTGCAGTACGCCGACTTCGCGGTGTGGCAGCGCGGGTGGCTCGATGACGAAGTGCGAGAGCGGCAGCTCGCGCATTGGCGGACGACACTGGAGGGCGCACCGGCGGAGCTCGAGCTCCCCCTTTCCCGCCAGCCCCGTTCCAGCGTCCCAGGTCCCGCCGGCGTCGTCCGGCGCCCCCTGCCCGCGCCGCTGATGGCCTCGTTGCACGCGCTCTGCCACGCAGAGGGCGCGACGCCCTTCATGGCGATGCTCGCCGCATTCGAGGCGCTGCTGTACCGACACACCGGGCAACGAGATCTCGTGGTCGGCACGCCGGTGGCGCAGCGGCCCCATCAAGCGCTTGAAGGGGTGGCCGGGTTCTTCGTGAACACCCTGGTCCTCAGAAACCACGTTCCCGAGCACGTCACCTTCCAGCAGCTCGTGGCACGGGTACGCGAGGTGGCCCTCACCGCCCTCGCGCACCAGGACCTTCCCTTCGAAAAGCTGGTGGAGGCGGTCCGGCCAGTCCGCGCGTCCAGCCGGCCGCCCTTCCTGCAGCGCATGTTCCTCCTGCGGGACACGCCCGGCGGGGGCCCCACGTTGCCGGGCCTGAAGACCTCCTTCGAGGAGGTGCTGCCCGAGCAGGCGAAGTTCGACCTCCTGCTCGAAGTCGAACAAAGGGGCGATGGCTGGGTGGCGAGCTGGCAGTTCGACACCACCTGGCTCCCCACCGAAGCGGTGTCCCGCATGGCCGAGCACTTCGAGCGGCTGCTCCGGAGGGCGCTGGAGAACCCTGGCGCGCCGATTGCGCGGCTCCCGCTGCTGACCGAGCCGGAGGTGGCGGTGCTCACCCGGGCCAACGACACCGGGCGTGGGTACCCGCGTGAAGTGACCATCCACCAGTGCTTCGCGGAGCAGGCCACCCGGACTCCAGACGCCGTCGCCGTCGAGTTGGACGACCAGCGATTGACGTACGGGGAGCTGGATCGACGCAGCAATCAGCTCGCGCATCACCTCCGGCGCCGCGGCGTTGGACCCGATACCCGGGTGGGGCTGTATGTGCGCCGCTCGTTCGAGAGGGTGATCGGCATGCTGGGCATCCTGAAGGCAGGGGGGGCATACCTGCCTCTCGAGCCGGGCCACCCACGGGAGCGCCTCACGCGGATGCTGACGGACGCGGACGCGAGGCTGGTCCTCACCGAGGAGGCCTTGGAGCCAATGCTCGAGGGCACCCTCGCGGACCGGCTCTGCCTCGACGCCGGATGGCCGTCCATCGCCGGTGAGCCCGCGGGAGGCGTGCCGGATGCGGTGGGAGCCGAGAACCTCGCTTACGTCATGTACACGTCCGGCTCCACCGGCCAGCCGAAGGGCGTCTGCATCCCCCACCGGGCCGTGGTCCGCCTCGTCACCTCTCCCAACTACGTGACGCTGTCTTCGGAGGATGCCTTCCTCCACCTCGCGCCATTCTCGTTCGATGCCGCGACGCTGGAGCTCTGGGGGCCGCTGCTGAACGGTGGCCGCCTGGTCCTGTTCCCCGGCGACGGGACACCACTCGAGCGCCTCGAGGACACGCTGGCAAGGCACCGGGTCACCACGCTGTGGCTGACCGCGGGGCTCTTTCACAACGTGGTGGAGCACCACCTGGAGGCGCTCTCGGGCGTGCGGCAGCTCCTCGCGGGCGGAGACGTGCTCTCCCCCGCCCACGTGCGCCGCGTGCTCGAGCGTCACCCCGGGCTCCGGCTCATCAACGGCTATGGCCCCACGGAGAACACCACGTTCACCTGCTGCCACCCCATGGAGACGCTGGAGGAGGCCACGGCACCGGTCCCCATCGGCGCGCCTGTCACGGGCACGCGGGTCCATGTCCTCGACGCCGAGCTCGAACCCGTGCCGATCGGAGTTCCCGGCGAGCTGTACTGCGCGGGCGACGGGCTCGCGCGTGGGTACATGGGGCATGCCGACCTGACCGCGGAGAGATTCCTGCCGGACCCGTTCAGCCGCGAGCCGGGCAGCCGCATGTACCGGACGGGAGACCTCGCCTGCTGGAGGGCCGATGGGCGCATCGAGTTCCTCGGCCGGGTGGACAGTCAGGTGAAGGTCCGCGGCTTCCGGATTGAGCCCGGTGAGGTGGAGGCCACCTTACTCAGGCACCCTGCAGTGCGCGACGCCGCCGTGGTGGCGGCCGGGGAGCGCGCGGACACCAAGCGGTTGGTGGCGCATGTCGTCCTCCGGGACGCCTCCGCCCTCACCTCCGGCGACCTGCGGGGCTACCTGGAGCCCCAGCTCCCCGAGCACATGATTCCATCCGCCGTCGTGTTCCACCACGCACTGCCCCTGTCCCCGAACGGCAAGGTCGATCGGCGGGTGCTTGCCCAAGCGCCTCTGGACAGCCCAGAGGCTGGAGGCGCCCTGAGCGCACCTCGCACCGCGGCCGAGCTGACCCTCGTGTCGCTCTGGCGCGAGTTGCTCGGAAGGACCCACGTCGGAATTCACGAGAACTTCT includes:
- a CDS encoding non-ribosomal peptide synthetase, with protein sequence MSHHSDNPAHALTLVELLRERAQRAPDFGLYTFLVDGETQEDRLTYAALDRRARAIAARLAELPPGTRILLLYVPGVEYIAAFFGCLYAGMVAVPVYPPRHDRSLLRLQAIATDAQAAAGLIRSEHLELLRQFYPIAPELAQLRWIVTDEVDDRASDAWTPPPLSGDSLAFLQYTSGSTSLPKGVTLTHRNLLHNLEAIRRCFRQDPTSRAIIWLPPYHDMGLIGGILQPLYTGYPAVLMSPMDFLQQPLRWLQAISRYRGTTSGGPDFAYALCARKIRPEQREGLDLSSWRVAFNGAEPIRPETLDRFTQAFGPVGFRREMFYPCYGLAEATLIVSGSEVGQAPQVASFDGQALQRGQAIPVEAGHAAAHPLVGSGRNVIDGRLAVVDPETFELRRDGEIGEIWVSGSSVAGGYWGQPEATRRTFQARLSGTGDGPFLRTGDLGFLRDGELFVTGRAKDLIIIRGLNHFPQDIEFTVEKCHPAVRPGSGAAFSVEADGTEQLVIVYEVNAQRVEGSLDEVLGAIRRAVAEHHELMASSVVLIEPGSVPKTSSGKIQRHACRAAFLADELQVLAHATRDTATTGSLTEAENAPPGFGDSPLWREVVEEVSQVLSLPVAATADLKELVLDSLSSVELQHRIQLRWGVIVPLPRLLGSRNLAELAAGVEAARAAGERWQPERTASAEVGDFPLSHGQRALWFMHQLAPDSAAYNIAASLRVLEPLDEGLLRRAVHRLVERHPSLRTTFHAQEGTPFQRVHPDGEAGFRYEDASTWSDDTLRARLREEASRPFELQRGPLLRLRLYQRSETEQVLLVVAHHLIADFWSLGQLARELSALYPAERDGVAAVLPAPAASYADGVRWEQERLDGAHGQRLWEYWRRRLSGSPPVLEHLADHPRPPVQTYRGGRRERVLDAALTARLKELFRREMATPFAPLLAAYAALLYRHNGQRELWVGAPTVGREGAELAETIGYFVNPLVLRLELDGGLSFRALMAQASRTVHEALEHAAMPFSLLVERLAPLRQASRSPLFQTIFSFQQSPPRSEKGLAALAQGTGGARLSLAGVAMESLELELGTAQLDLALSIAELDGRFHVALEYNVDLFEPGTAERLLRRYESLLRSAVNQPDAPLAALQLDPAEDRARLLAWGRAQETPPPACIHTWFEARARHAPETAAILSGEDSLTYGQLDAQANALAWRLRELGVGPDTRVVLYLERSIEQLVAVLGILKAGGAYVPLDPEFSNARRADVVADSEARIAVTRASHADFFASRGVTVVTVEAGETRDEPPPSAVTPENLAYVIYTSGSTGRPKGVMVSHRALASLVQAERVRFGVVPEDRVLQFNSLSFDSSVEEIFLALCTGATLVLRDAAMLDTVEGFLAGCERWAVTLLDLPTAFFHTVVAAMAERELTLPASLRFVIVAGERVRADRVTQWHRHAPPSIHLINVYGPTEATVSATCHDLSAATTTGLDDVPIGQPLRTMGAYVLDGRLEPVPAGGVGELWLTGEGLARGYFRDPALTAERFMADPHATTPGSRMYRTGDLARMRADGVLEYLGRADEQVKVRGFRVELGEIETALRACEGVRDAIVLLQAENAGKEARLIAYAVAAPGVAPSALRAQLAARLPPYMVPAAIVRLDAFPYGSSGKVDRRALPPPPSSTEGEAPRTKTEAVLAALWADVLQLDRVGIDQGFFELGGHSLLAMQVLARLRSTFGVELPLRALFEEGTIAALAARIDQAGNTPAPRATPPLVRASRSTPPPLSFAQQRLWLLAQMEPGSAAYNMPGTLHLLGRLDAAALEFALSELTRRHEILRTRLLERDGEPVQLIEPAVKLPFEVDDLRALPPGQREARAEELVRAEAARPFELSRAPLMRARLLRLGEEEHRLVVVLHHIVCDAWSLDILFRDLAEFYGARSAGREAALPALEVQYADFAVWQRGWLDDEVRERQLAHWRTTLEGAPAELELPLSRQPRSSVPGPAGVVRRPLPAPLMASLHALCHAEGATPFMAMLAAFEALLYRHTGQRDLVVGTPVAQRPHQALEGVAGFFVNTLVLRNHVPEHVTFQQLVARVREVALTALAHQDLPFEKLVEAVRPVRASSRPPFLQRMFLLRDTPGGGPTLPGLKTSFEEVLPEQAKFDLLLEVEQRGDGWVASWQFDTTWLPTEAVSRMAEHFERLLRRALENPGAPIARLPLLTEPEVAVLTRANDTGRGYPREVTIHQCFAEQATRTPDAVAVELDDQRLTYGELDRRSNQLAHHLRRRGVGPDTRVGLYVRRSFERVIGMLGILKAGGAYLPLEPGHPRERLTRMLTDADARLVLTEEALEPMLEGTLADRLCLDAGWPSIAGEPAGGVPDAVGAENLAYVMYTSGSTGQPKGVCIPHRAVVRLVTSPNYVTLSSEDAFLHLAPFSFDAATLELWGPLLNGGRLVLFPGDGTPLERLEDTLARHRVTTLWLTAGLFHNVVEHHLEALSGVRQLLAGGDVLSPAHVRRVLERHPGLRLINGYGPTENTTFTCCHPMETLEEATAPVPIGAPVTGTRVHVLDAELEPVPIGVPGELYCAGDGLARGYMGHADLTAERFLPDPFSREPGSRMYRTGDLACWRADGRIEFLGRVDSQVKVRGFRIEPGEVEATLLRHPAVRDAAVVAAGERADTKRLVAHVVLRDASALTSGDLRGYLEPQLPEHMIPSAVVFHHALPLSPNGKVDRRVLAQAPLDSPEAGGALSAPRTAAELTLVSLWRELLGRTHVGIHENFFELGGHSLLATRLLSRVRETTGIELPLKSLFEGGTVATLAERIEAASRSRQAASRPLSPVDRGAPLPLSYSQQRLWFLAQLEPHASTYNIPGALRLTGALDVAVLERCVETLLERHEVLRTAFESQEGRPVQRIVPALTLKMPVEDLRALPAGEREARAREIEKAEAERPFDLAKPPLLRVRLLRLDEQEHALLVTLHHIVSDGWSLGVLFREMTALYEAFSAGQQNPLPPLPIQYADFAYWQRHWLQGELLERQLQYWRQRLAGAPARLALPSALPRPEVPSHRGKLVVGRLSPQDTEALQKLGRQEGTTLFMTALAAFYTLLHRLTGSEDVVVGVPLANRAHPLTEDLIGFFVNTLALRCQVQGSLSFQELLQRVRALTLEAYEHQDVPFERVVDELGIERSLSYNPIFQILFVLQNTPLPPLRLGNLSLSQVTPNFDAVKFDLVVILTEHDGGLEASWSYDADIFDEATIARMHRQYELLLRQLAGGADRSLARLDLQTETERKQEDVLKDTRRASDFDRLRRIKPKPVTPRRPGEEG